A single window of Gossypium arboreum isolate Shixiya-1 chromosome 13, ASM2569848v2, whole genome shotgun sequence DNA harbors:
- the LOC108461307 gene encoding probable methyltransferase PMT2, whose translation MALKPISTDTRTRSSIQISIVVGLCCFFYILGAWQRSGFGKGDSIALEMTKHSADCSIVPTLNFETHHAGEVGNVDESEKPKSFEPCDPRYVDYTPCQDQSRAMTFPRDNMIYRERHCPREEEKLHCLVPAPNGYVTPFPWPKSRDYVPYANAPYKALTIEKAIQNWIQYEGNVFRFPGGGTQFPQGADKYIDQLAKVIPITNGMVRTALDTGCGVASWGAYLWSRNVIAMSFAPRDSHEAQVQFALERGVPAVIGVLGTIKMPYPSRVFDMAHCSRCLIPWGANDGMYMKEVDRVLRPGGYWVLSGPPINWRNNYRAWQRPKKELEEEQKKIEEVAKLLCWEKKHEKGEIAIWQKRVNDEACRSRQHNSQANFCKAEEANDVWYKKMDACLTPYPDVSNPEEVAGGKLKPFPERLYAVPPRVASGSVPGVSVETYQEDNEKWKKHVGAYKKINRLIDSGRYRNILDMNAGLGGFAAALDSPKLWVMNVMPTIAEKDTLGVIFERGLIGIYHDWCEAFSTYPRTYDLIHAHGLFSLYKDKCNLEDILLEMDRILRPEGAVIFRDEVDVLIKVKKITAGMRWDTKMVDHEDGPLVPEKILVAVKRYWVVGANSTSVQ comes from the exons atggCACTGAAACCGATTTCAACTGACACAAGAACTAGGAGTTCGATTCAAATATCCATTGTTGTGGGATTATGTTGTTTCTTCTACATATTAGGAGCATGGCAAAGGAGTGGTTTCGGTAAAGGGGATAGTATAGCTTTAGAAATGACTAAACATAGCGCAGATTGCAGCATTGTCCCTACCTTAAACTTCGAAACCCACCACGCTGGTGAAGTTGGGAACGTAGATGAATCCGAAAAGCCCAAATCTTTCGAGCCCTGTGATCCCCGTTACGTTGATTACACGCCTTGCCAAGATCAAAGTCGTGCCATGACGTTTCCTAGGGACAACATGATTTATCGGGAGAGGCATTGTCCGAGAGAGGAAGAGAAGTTGCATTGTCTTGTCCCGGCGCCTAATGGATATGTGACTCCGTTTCCTTGGCCTAAGAGCAGGGATTATGTGCCTTATGCTAATGCACCCTATAAGGCCTTGACCATTGAGAAGGCCATTCAGAATTGGATCCAATATGAGGGTAATGTGTTTAGGTTCCCTGGTGGAGGAACGCAGTTTCCACAAGGGGCGGATAAGTATATTGATCAGCTTGCTAAGGTCATTCCAATTACTAATGGGATGGTTAGGACTGCACTCGATACTGGTTGTGGG GTTGCAAGCTGGGGTGCATACCTTTGGAGTAGAAATGTTATTGCCATGTCATTTGCGCCAAGAGATTCACATGAAGCACAGGTTCAATTTGCTCTTGAAAGAGGTGTACCTGCTGTTATTGGTGTTCTTGGGACCATCAAGATGCCATATCCATCTAGAGTTTTTGATATGGCTCACTGTTCTCGTTGCTTGATTCCATGGGGAGCAAATG ATGGAATGTATATGAAGGAGGTTGATCGTGTTCTTAGACCTGGTGGTTACTGGGTACTTTCTGGTCCACCAATTAATTGGAGGAACAATTACAGAGCATGGCAACGTCCCAAGAAGGAACTTGAGGAGGAACAGAAAAAGATTGAGGAAGTTGCCAAACTTCTTTGCTGGGAGAAAAAACATGAGAAGGGTGAAATTGCCATTTGGCAAAAGAGGGTCAATGATGAAGCTTGTCGTAGTAGACAACATAATTCTCAAGCTAATTTCTGTAAAGCTGAAGAAGCTAATGATGTCTG GTACAAGAAAATGGATGCCTGCCTTACTCCATATCCAGATGTTAGTAACCCAGAGGAAGTTGCTGGCGGGAAACTGAAGCCATTCCCAGAGAGGCTATATGCTGTCCCTCCTAGAGTTGCTAGTGGAAGTGTTCCTGGAGTTTCTGTTGAAACATACCAAGAGGACAATGAGAAGTGGAAGAAGCATGTTGGTGCTTATAAGAAAATCAATAGACTTATAGACTCAGGGCGGTATCGTAATATTTTGGATATGAATGCTGGGTTGGGAGGATTTGCTGCAGCTCTTGACTCCCCTAAATTGTGGGTCATGAATGTCATGCCCACTATAGCAGAGAAAGATACCCTCGGTGTTATATTTGAACGTGGATTAATTGGCATCTATCATGACTG GTGTGAGGCTTTCTCCACATATCCAAGGACATACGATCTCATTCATGCTCATGGTCTTTTCAGTTTGTACAAGGACAA ATGTAATCTGGAGGACATTCTATTGGAGATGGACAGAATTTTGCGTCCAGAAGGCGCGGTTATATTCCGCGATGAGGTAGATGTTCTAATTAAAGTCAAGAAGATAACTGCAGGCATGAGGTGGGATACTAAGATGGTTGACCATGAAGATGGTCCATTAGTTCCTGAGAAGATATTGGTTGCTGTTAAGCGATATTGGGTTGTAGGTGCAAACTCGACATCCGTGCAGTGA